The following are encoded together in the Candidatus Methylomirabilis oxygeniifera genome:
- the parA gene encoding chromosome partitioning protein (Evidence 2a : Function of homologous gene experimentally demonstrated in an other organism; PubMedId : 9054507; Product type f : factor) yields the protein MRIIAIANQKGGVGKTTTAVNLAASLAAAEHRTLLLDLDPQGNATSALGVEREAAPAAYDLLMGGAKIADVARPTVAPGLDLVPAGDRLIGAEVELALSPHREARLKEAMGTGTDAYAFVLIDCPPSLGLLTVNALAAAHSVLIPLQCEYYALEGLARIMEAITLCRGKLNPDLQVEGIVLTMYDMRLNICEQVEQEVRRHFPRGVLRTVIPRNVRLSEAPSFGKPVLLYDGRSSGAESYLRLAKEIIDGAT from the coding sequence ATGCGGATCATCGCCATTGCGAACCAAAAGGGCGGAGTCGGCAAAACGACGACAGCGGTGAACCTGGCCGCTTCGCTCGCGGCGGCGGAGCACCGGACGCTCCTGCTCGATCTCGATCCCCAGGGCAATGCCACCAGTGCGTTGGGAGTAGAGCGCGAGGCCGCACCGGCCGCTTATGATCTACTCATGGGCGGGGCGAAGATCGCTGATGTGGCGCGGCCGACCGTCGCCCCCGGACTGGACCTGGTCCCGGCTGGAGATCGCCTTATCGGGGCGGAGGTAGAGTTGGCGCTCAGCCCGCATCGAGAGGCTCGCTTGAAGGAGGCGATGGGGACAGGAACAGATGCCTACGCCTTCGTCTTGATCGACTGCCCGCCTTCCCTTGGTCTGCTGACCGTCAATGCCCTGGCGGCAGCCCACTCTGTTCTGATCCCGCTTCAATGCGAGTACTATGCCCTGGAAGGCCTGGCCAGGATCATGGAGGCTATTACCCTTTGTCGGGGGAAGCTGAACCCGGACCTTCAGGTCGAGGGAATCGTCCTAACCATGTACGACATGAGGCTGAATATTTGCGAACAGGTAGAACAGGAAGTGCGGCGCCACTTCCCGCGAGGTGTCCTCAGAACGGTGATCCCCAGAAATGTGCGACTGAGTGAAGCGCCAAGCTTCGGGAAGCCGGTTCTGCTGTATGACGGCCGCTCGTCAGGAGCCGAGAGCTATCTTCGCTTAGCCAAGGAGATCATCGATGGCGCAACGTAG
- the parB gene encoding chromosome partitioning protein (Evidence 2a : Function of homologous gene experimentally demonstrated in an other organism; PubMedId : 9054507; Product type f : factor), translating into MAQRRALGRGLETLIPAGDPSGVLQIRVEEIALGSSQPRRSMNDSKLNELASSIKAHGVLLPILLRREGGRLEVVAGERRLRAARMAGLDTVPALVKELSSSQALEVALIENLQREDLNPIEQAEAYLRLQDEFGLTQEEVARRVGRDRSSVANALRLLKLPKPIQADLVEGVLSEGHARALLGLDRTVDQIKVRDEAIRRGLSVRTTEVLVRRLKQTDSAPQRRQTASEPAILAAEDALRQALGTKVQICRKGKGGTIEVEFYSTGDLDRIYERICRHD; encoded by the coding sequence ATGGCGCAACGTAGAGCCCTCGGGAGAGGGCTGGAGACACTGATCCCCGCGGGCGATCCCTCCGGGGTGCTACAGATTCGGGTGGAAGAGATCGCGCTAGGCTCATCTCAGCCTCGCCGTTCCATGAACGACTCCAAGCTTAACGAGTTGGCGTCTTCCATCAAGGCGCATGGGGTGCTGTTGCCTATCCTGCTTCGCCGGGAGGGCGGTCGGCTGGAGGTGGTAGCCGGGGAGCGACGCCTCAGAGCTGCGCGAATGGCGGGGCTTGACACAGTTCCAGCCTTGGTCAAAGAGCTCTCCAGCAGCCAGGCGCTGGAAGTGGCGTTAATAGAGAACCTGCAGCGGGAGGACCTGAATCCGATCGAGCAAGCCGAGGCGTACTTGAGGCTGCAGGACGAGTTTGGGTTGACTCAGGAAGAGGTGGCTCGTCGGGTCGGTCGCGATCGTTCCTCCGTCGCGAACGCGCTGCGGCTGCTCAAGCTGCCAAAGCCGATCCAGGCCGACTTGGTGGAGGGCGTCCTATCTGAAGGGCATGCCCGCGCCCTACTGGGGCTGGACCGGACAGTCGACCAGATCAAGGTGCGCGACGAGGCGATTCGTCGGGGTCTGTCCGTGCGCACCACCGAAGTATTGGTCCGACGGCTGAAACAGACCGATAGCGCTCCTCAACGACGTCAAACAGCGAGCGAGCCGGCGATTCTGGCTGCCGAAGACGCCCTTCGGCAGGCGCTCGGAACTAAGGTTCAAATTTGTAGAAAGGGCAAAGGGGGAACGATCGAGGTGGAGTTCTACTCGACGGGGGACCTCGACAGGATCTACGAGCGGATATGCAGGCACGATTGA
- a CDS encoding membrane protein of unknown function (Evidence 5 : No homology to any previously reported sequences), with the protein MLNRAAQALAFPLEDRRWLSKIAIGGSVGLILEALFVAVGFLLTREFALAGSLLAPAVNFPVLGFALATFQGALAVPQADSLPPWSRWSTLCAKGLLLFMLALAYEIVPFLFVISGFGLLVRGGVALNLGLVLMLLGTLTGITAGFFLPMGVAYYLKEQRLEAVLHPAVVWLRIRKVLTEYVEAYLLCLGSFIVAGLIGAIPILGLLVWPFLTFYLLVAGARLFGAICSDAG; encoded by the coding sequence TTGCTTAACCGAGCGGCGCAGGCGCTGGCCTTCCCCTTGGAAGATCGCAGGTGGCTGTCAAAGATCGCGATTGGCGGCAGCGTTGGACTCATCCTCGAAGCCCTCTTTGTGGCTGTTGGCTTTCTGCTCACACGAGAATTCGCCCTTGCGGGATCTCTGCTGGCGCCGGCGGTCAACTTTCCCGTGCTGGGGTTTGCGCTGGCGACCTTTCAGGGCGCCCTGGCAGTCCCGCAGGCCGACTCACTGCCGCCGTGGAGCCGATGGTCGACCTTGTGTGCGAAGGGGTTGCTGCTGTTTATGCTCGCCCTGGCTTACGAGATCGTTCCGTTTCTCTTTGTGATTTCCGGCTTTGGCCTGTTGGTACGAGGGGGTGTAGCGCTGAACCTTGGCCTCGTCCTAATGCTGCTAGGAACGCTCACTGGAATCACTGCCGGTTTCTTTTTGCCGATGGGTGTTGCGTATTACCTGAAGGAACAGCGGCTTGAGGCCGTACTGCACCCGGCGGTGGTCTGGTTGCGGATCCGCAAGGTCCTGACCGAGTACGTAGAGGCCTACCTACTCTGTCTTGGGTCGTTCATTGTTGCAGGCCTGATCGGGGCCATCCCGATTCTGGGTCTCCTGGTGTGGCCGTTTCTGACGTTTTATCTTTTGGTGGCGGGAGCCCGCCTTTTTGGAGCGATCTGCTCAGACGCGGGTTAG
- the nifS gene encoding cysteine desulfurase (Nitrogenase metalloclusters biosynthesis protein nifS) (Evidence 2a : Function of homologous gene experimentally demonstrated in an other organism; PubMedId : 8464885; Product type e : enzyme): MGVYLDYNATTPMRFEAVEAMRPYLESHFGNASSGHSRGREAKRALEEAREALASALVVREKASVVFVSGGTEADNLAVKGAAWAARERGRHIVTSVVEHHAVLGACRTLETQGFDVTYLPVDTEGLIDPEGVKQSLRADTTVISLMHANNETGVICPVAEIGQLARERGIIFHTDAVQAFGRLPIDVEALGVDLLTISGHKIYGPKGIGALYVRPGVEVLPQIHGGGQEHGVRAGTENVAAAVGMACATRLTLESMPTENRRLRALRDRLEDGILGRIPGARRNGDRDQRLPNTTNISFRGIQADALMVALDLEGVEVSAGAACAAGSIEISHVLRAMGRRPEIDGGGIRFSLGAGTTEAEIERVLTLLPPLVEQIHGATLQSAGDRVRA, from the coding sequence ATGGGCGTCTACCTTGACTATAACGCTACGACACCGATGCGGTTCGAAGCGGTGGAGGCCATGCGGCCCTATCTCGAATCGCATTTTGGTAATGCCAGTTCGGGTCACAGCCGGGGCAGAGAAGCCAAGCGAGCCCTCGAGGAGGCGCGTGAGGCCCTCGCATCGGCTCTCGTGGTGCGGGAGAAGGCGAGCGTGGTTTTTGTATCCGGGGGCACGGAGGCGGACAATCTGGCCGTCAAGGGCGCCGCATGGGCCGCCCGAGAGCGCGGACGCCACATCGTAACCTCGGTGGTCGAGCATCACGCCGTACTCGGCGCCTGCCGCACCCTGGAGACGCAAGGATTCGATGTCACCTATCTGCCGGTCGATACCGAGGGCCTCATCGATCCGGAGGGGGTCAAGCAGAGCCTCCGGGCCGATACTACAGTGATCTCTCTTATGCACGCCAACAATGAGACCGGGGTTATCTGTCCGGTTGCTGAAATCGGACAGCTCGCGCGGGAGCGCGGGATTATCTTTCACACAGACGCTGTCCAGGCTTTCGGCCGCCTGCCGATCGATGTCGAAGCCCTGGGGGTCGATCTGCTGACGATTTCAGGGCACAAGATCTACGGACCGAAGGGAATCGGGGCCCTGTATGTCCGCCCAGGTGTTGAGGTCCTCCCCCAGATACACGGGGGTGGACAGGAACATGGCGTGAGGGCCGGGACGGAAAATGTTGCGGCAGCCGTCGGCATGGCCTGCGCGACGAGGCTCACGCTCGAATCGATGCCGACCGAGAACCGACGCCTGCGGGCGCTCCGGGATCGCCTCGAAGACGGCATTCTCGGTCGAATCCCTGGCGCGCGGCGGAATGGCGATCGGGATCAGCGGTTGCCCAACACCACCAATATCTCATTTCGGGGGATTCAGGCGGACGCTTTGATGGTCGCCCTGGATCTCGAGGGGGTGGAGGTGTCCGCTGGTGCCGCCTGCGCTGCCGGCTCGATCGAGATATCACATGTTCTGCGAGCGATGGGCCGAAGGCCGGAGATTGACGGGGGCGGGATCCGGTTTTCCTTAGGCGCCGGGACGACGGAGGCTGAAATCGAGCGCGTCCTTACGCTCTTGCCGCCACTGGTTGAGCAGATTCACGGGGCAACACTACAGAGTGCAGGGGATAGGGTGCGGGCATAA
- the trmU gene encoding tRNA (5-methylaminomethyl-2-thiouridylate)-methyltransferase (Evidence 2a : Function of homologous gene experimentally demonstrated in an other organism; PubMedId : 3298234, 4703553; Product type e : enzyme), producing MSGGVDSAVAAALLIEQGYEVVGISLKLLPEGAGNGSERADRCCSVKDAEDARLVAAQLGIPYYILNYESQFQREVIREFTEAYLGGLTPNPCVRCNELIKFGSLLQQALGLGAKRLATGHYARVEREDMRGRYLLRRGVDEERDQSYFLYSLTQEQLAGICFPVGHMTKDQVRERAAAYGLRIAAKADSQDLCFVGHDYRTFLQERCGDRLRPGPITDRTGRILGQHEGVALYTVGQRNGLRLASGPFYVIRLDPQTNAVVVGRRDELLRREFVAERLNLVAYDRLTAERPVLVKVRSRQAAMPATILPLGDSRIRVRWHQAQPAAAPGQAAVFYDAAEPDLLVGGATVAADQETQ from the coding sequence ATGAGCGGCGGGGTTGACAGCGCCGTGGCTGCCGCCTTGCTGATCGAGCAGGGGTATGAGGTTGTTGGGATCAGCCTGAAACTGTTGCCTGAAGGAGCGGGAAACGGCTCCGAGCGGGCCGATCGCTGCTGTTCTGTCAAAGACGCTGAGGATGCGCGGCTCGTCGCCGCACAACTCGGCATTCCCTATTACATCCTGAATTACGAGTCGCAATTTCAGCGCGAGGTCATCCGAGAGTTTACCGAGGCCTATCTTGGCGGCCTCACTCCGAACCCCTGCGTGCGCTGTAATGAGCTAATCAAGTTCGGCTCGCTGCTGCAGCAGGCGCTGGGGCTGGGGGCTAAGCGCCTGGCGACGGGTCATTATGCGAGGGTTGAGCGGGAGGACATGCGCGGCCGCTACCTGCTGCGCCGCGGGGTCGACGAGGAGCGGGACCAAAGCTACTTCCTGTACAGTCTGACCCAGGAGCAGCTTGCTGGAATCTGCTTTCCTGTTGGTCATATGACTAAGGATCAGGTTCGAGAACGGGCTGCCGCCTACGGTCTTCGGATCGCCGCTAAGGCCGATAGTCAGGACCTCTGCTTTGTCGGCCACGATTACCGGACCTTCCTCCAGGAGCGGTGTGGAGACCGTCTGAGGCCGGGCCCGATTACAGATCGTACCGGTCGGATCCTCGGGCAGCACGAGGGCGTGGCGCTCTATACCGTAGGTCAGCGTAACGGTCTAAGGCTGGCCAGCGGCCCTTTTTACGTGATCCGGCTTGATCCGCAGACCAACGCGGTCGTTGTAGGCAGACGAGATGAGCTGCTGCGACGCGAATTTGTGGCCGAGAGGCTCAACCTCGTAGCGTATGATCGCTTGACCGCTGAGCGTCCTGTTCTGGTAAAGGTTCGCTCCCGCCAAGCCGCAATGCCGGCCACAATCTTACCCCTCGGTGATAGTCGGATACGAGTCCGATGGCACCAGGCCCAGCCCGCTGCTGCGCCGGGTCAGGCGGCCGTGTTCTATGATGCGGCAGAACCCGACCTCCTTGTGGGTGGCGCCACTGTTGCGGCGGACCAGGAGACGCAGTAA
- a CDS encoding membrane protein of unknown function (Evidence 5 : No homology to any previously reported sequences), translating to MNEREQFVRGTLVGALGLVMAGLVGFGLFGKWDWALGLAAGALVSLFSFRLIVQTVVRLTERQAPRSRGQQYWWIRSILRLLGVAVIVFFAIVYLPVNLIGMALGLLAVQLGMGGYFVVRSSLSDSSNTGMEDQQL from the coding sequence ATGAACGAGCGGGAGCAGTTCGTCAGAGGTACGCTGGTAGGCGCGCTCGGCCTCGTTATGGCCGGGCTCGTCGGTTTTGGGCTGTTCGGGAAGTGGGATTGGGCCTTGGGTCTCGCCGCCGGCGCTCTCGTCAGCTTGTTTAGCTTTCGGCTCATTGTCCAAACCGTGGTCCGTCTCACCGAGCGCCAGGCGCCTCGGTCGCGTGGTCAACAGTACTGGTGGATCCGATCTATCCTGAGACTCCTCGGGGTCGCCGTCATCGTCTTCTTCGCGATCGTTTACCTGCCCGTAAATCTGATCGGGATGGCGCTCGGCCTGCTGGCGGTTCAGCTTGGGATGGGTGGGTATTTCGTCGTTCGTTCGTCGCTTTCGGACAGCAGCAATACTGGGATGGAGGATCAGCAGTTATGA
- a CDS encoding putative Sodium-transporting two-sector ATPase (Evidence 3 : Function proposed based on presence of conserved amino acid motif, structural feature or limited homology; Product type pe : putative enzyme) — MTKDRMRLVATAACFLGLAFLAAFPVWAAEEAHGGGEQPGIINLNMTLLVQVVNFLILIAVLYKFLFTPLTQFLATRADGIKRSLEEAKAAREAAAQTQKEYEAQILATRREAAAMRESAIREVEEERQRLLKVSREEATRLVTEAKAQIEQEVKRAKAELRAEVVGLSLGVAERVIARSLTTDDHRRLAEQVVAEIGSGR, encoded by the coding sequence ATGACGAAGGATCGCATGCGGCTTGTCGCAACTGCGGCCTGCTTCCTTGGCCTGGCGTTTCTCGCGGCTTTCCCTGTTTGGGCCGCCGAGGAGGCCCATGGCGGAGGGGAGCAGCCCGGGATCATCAACCTGAACATGACGCTGCTCGTTCAGGTTGTGAACTTTCTCATTTTGATCGCTGTGTTGTACAAATTTCTGTTCACGCCGCTTACCCAGTTCCTGGCGACGCGGGCCGATGGCATTAAGCGTTCGCTGGAAGAGGCGAAGGCAGCCAGAGAGGCCGCCGCCCAGACCCAGAAGGAGTACGAAGCACAGATTCTCGCGACCCGGCGGGAGGCTGCCGCTATGCGGGAGTCGGCGATCCGTGAGGTCGAGGAGGAGCGACAGCGACTGCTCAAGGTGTCGCGCGAAGAGGCTACCCGTCTTGTGACCGAGGCCAAGGCGCAGATCGAGCAGGAGGTCAAAAGGGCGAAGGCCGAGCTTCGTGCGGAGGTGGTCGGTCTCTCGCTTGGGGTTGCGGAGCGCGTCATCGCCCGTAGCCTGACGACCGATGATCATCGCCGTCTGGCGGAGCAGGTGGTGGCCGAGATTGGGAGTGGCCGGTGA
- a CDS encoding putative ATP synthase delta chain (Evidence 3 : Function proposed based on presence of conserved amino acid motif, structural feature or limited homology) — MRAGGLARRYAKALADVAAEQQLLETVGSDLRAVVETMKRTREVATFFASPAVPLTDKRRILHTIAEGVGVKPLTTNFLNLILEKRRLPHLGEMALAYEELTDERLGRGKATVTSAIPLSEPIIHGLQERLRMATGKEIYLETRVDPSIVGGFVAQIGSTIYDGSVRTQLKKVREHLLKSEYR; from the coding sequence GTGAGAGCCGGCGGTCTCGCCAGAAGGTACGCCAAGGCGCTGGCAGACGTTGCGGCCGAGCAGCAACTGCTGGAGACGGTCGGATCTGACCTCCGCGCGGTTGTAGAGACGATGAAACGAACCCGCGAGGTGGCTACTTTCTTTGCGAGTCCCGCCGTCCCGCTGACCGATAAACGGCGCATCCTGCACACGATCGCGGAAGGGGTGGGGGTGAAGCCGCTGACCACGAACTTTCTGAATCTGATCCTGGAGAAACGACGACTCCCGCACCTCGGAGAGATGGCCCTCGCCTATGAGGAACTGACCGATGAGCGGCTGGGTCGCGGGAAGGCCACAGTGACTTCAGCGATCCCACTGTCCGAGCCGATCATTCACGGGCTCCAGGAGCGCCTGCGAATGGCGACGGGGAAAGAGATCTATCTGGAGACTCGAGTCGACCCTTCCATCGTGGGCGGGTTTGTTGCGCAGATCGGCAGCACCATCTACGATGGGTCCGTACGGACACAACTGAAAAAGGTGCGCGAGCACCTGCTGAAGAGCGAGTATCGCTGA
- the atpA gene encoding ATP synthase subunit alpha, membrane-bound, F1 sector (Evidence 2b : Function of strongly homologous gene; PubMedId : 2903146; Product type e : enzyme), with translation MAQIKAEEITEIIKQQLAGYEALVDVAEVGTVIEAGDGIARIYGLEKAMAGELLEFPHDVFGMVLNLEEDNVGAVLLGEAEAIREGDLVKRTGRIASVPVGEALVGRVVNALGLPIDGKGPIDATELRPIERLAPGVVDRRPVKEALQTGIKAIDAMIPIGRGQRELIIGDRQTGKTAVAIDAIINQKGKDVFCVYVAVGQKRSTVAQVVKTLEEAGAMAYTTVVAATASELAPLQYIAPYAGCAIGEYFRDSGRHSLCIYDDLSKHAQAYRQLSLLLRRPPGREAYPGDVFYLHSRLLERGAKLNDDLGGGSLTALPIIETQLGDVSAYIPTNVISITDGQIYLETDLFFAGIRPAINVGLSVSRVGGSAQIKAMRQVAGKLRLDLAQYREMAAFAQFGSELDKATQAQLNRGARMVEVLKQGQYVPLEVERQILIIYAGTAGHLDELPVDAVLQFEGMLHKSVEGRYPGIFQEIKEKRELSDALRAQMDQAITECKAEFLAARKAA, from the coding sequence ATGGCGCAGATCAAAGCGGAAGAGATCACCGAAATTATCAAGCAGCAACTGGCCGGGTACGAGGCGCTTGTTGATGTCGCGGAGGTCGGCACCGTCATCGAGGCGGGCGACGGGATCGCTCGCATCTATGGTCTGGAAAAGGCCATGGCCGGCGAGCTTCTGGAGTTTCCGCACGACGTCTTCGGCATGGTGCTGAACCTTGAGGAGGATAACGTCGGCGCGGTCCTGCTGGGCGAGGCCGAAGCGATCAGGGAGGGTGATCTGGTCAAGCGGACGGGCCGGATCGCCTCTGTGCCGGTGGGCGAGGCGCTGGTGGGGAGGGTGGTGAACGCTCTGGGCCTGCCGATCGACGGCAAGGGACCGATTGACGCCACAGAGCTTCGACCCATTGAGCGGTTGGCCCCCGGGGTCGTGGACCGCCGACCGGTCAAGGAGGCGCTTCAGACCGGTATCAAGGCTATCGATGCCATGATCCCGATCGGTCGGGGACAGCGCGAGTTGATCATCGGCGACCGGCAGACCGGTAAGACCGCCGTCGCTATTGACGCCATCATCAACCAGAAGGGCAAAGACGTCTTCTGTGTCTACGTGGCTGTCGGTCAGAAGCGGTCCACCGTCGCCCAGGTGGTGAAGACGCTGGAAGAGGCCGGGGCTATGGCCTACACCACGGTTGTTGCGGCCACTGCCTCCGAACTGGCGCCGCTCCAGTATATCGCCCCCTATGCCGGCTGCGCGATAGGCGAGTATTTCCGGGACTCCGGGCGTCACTCCCTTTGCATCTACGACGACCTGTCCAAGCATGCCCAGGCCTACCGCCAACTCTCACTGCTGCTGCGCCGGCCGCCGGGCCGCGAGGCCTATCCGGGCGATGTCTTCTACCTGCACTCGCGCCTTCTGGAGCGGGGGGCTAAGCTGAATGACGATCTGGGCGGGGGGTCGCTGACCGCACTGCCGATCATCGAAACCCAGCTTGGCGACGTCTCGGCCTACATCCCGACCAACGTGATCTCGATCACCGATGGTCAGATCTATCTGGAAACCGATCTGTTCTTCGCCGGCATCCGGCCAGCCATCAACGTCGGCCTGTCGGTCTCCCGGGTCGGCGGCTCGGCCCAGATCAAGGCGATGCGGCAGGTGGCCGGTAAACTTCGACTGGACCTGGCGCAGTATCGGGAGATGGCCGCATTTGCCCAATTCGGGAGCGAATTGGACAAGGCCACCCAGGCCCAGCTCAATCGGGGCGCGCGAATGGTCGAGGTGCTGAAGCAGGGACAGTATGTGCCCCTCGAGGTCGAACGGCAGATCCTGATTATCTACGCGGGGACGGCGGGCCACCTGGACGAGCTGCCGGTTGACGCGGTGTTACAATTCGAAGGGATGTTGCACAAATCCGTCGAGGGGCGGTATCCGGGCATCTTTCAGGAGATCAAGGAAAAGCGCGAGCTTAGCGATGCCCTCCGCGCCCAGATGGATCAAGCGATTACCGAGTGCAAGGCGGAGTTTCTGGCGGCCCGAAAGGCGGCATAA
- the atpG gene encoding ATP synthase subunit gamma, membrane-bound, F1 sector (Evidence 2a : Function of homologous gene experimentally demonstrated in an other organism; PubMedId : 10570135; Product type e : enzyme), with protein MATLRDIKRRITSVKSTQQITKAMKLVAAAKLRRAQERILEARPYAFKMQEVLASLALRADPQYHPLLCRRETGKKIIVVIAADKGLCGGFNSNIMRRSLEVLRTTPGETTVTLVVVGRKTRDFYRRRPYAIRSEQIGFFDRLAYDHAAALGRDLANAYVAEEADEIHLIYNEFKSVATQRVVVERLLPIEPLQAPEELAAIDFIYEPSPQVILEGLLPKHVEVQVYRALMESLAGEYGARMTAMDAASKNASEMIDLLTLQFNKARQERITRELLEVVGGAEALRAAKG; from the coding sequence TTGGCGACATTACGCGATATTAAGCGGCGCATTACGTCAGTCAAAAGCACGCAGCAGATCACCAAGGCGATGAAGCTGGTGGCGGCAGCCAAGCTGCGCCGCGCCCAGGAGCGTATCCTGGAGGCCCGCCCCTATGCCTTTAAGATGCAGGAGGTGCTGGCCAGCCTCGCCCTGAGGGCCGATCCCCAGTATCATCCGCTGCTGTGCCGACGCGAAACCGGCAAAAAGATCATAGTGGTCATCGCTGCCGACAAGGGACTCTGTGGCGGGTTTAACAGCAATATCATGCGCCGGTCGCTGGAGGTGCTCCGCACAACACCCGGCGAAACGACCGTCACGCTGGTCGTAGTCGGGCGCAAGACGCGCGATTTCTATCGGCGCCGCCCCTATGCGATCCGGTCGGAACAGATCGGTTTTTTCGATCGGTTGGCGTATGACCATGCGGCCGCGTTGGGCCGCGACCTGGCGAATGCCTACGTGGCTGAAGAGGCGGACGAGATCCATCTGATCTATAATGAGTTCAAGTCGGTCGCGACGCAGCGGGTTGTGGTGGAGCGATTACTCCCGATCGAGCCGTTGCAAGCCCCTGAGGAGCTGGCCGCCATCGACTTTATTTACGAACCATCGCCGCAGGTGATCCTGGAGGGTCTGCTGCCCAAACATGTTGAGGTGCAGGTGTACAGGGCGCTCATGGAATCGTTGGCTGGTGAGTACGGCGCCCGGATGACCGCTATGGATGCGGCGAGCAAGAACGCCTCAGAGATGATCGACCTGCTGACGTTGCAGTTCAACAAGGCGCGGCAGGAACGAATCACCAGGGAGCTGCTCGAGGTTGTCGGTGGGGCCGAGGCGTTGCGGGCGGCTAAGGGATAG